Genomic segment of Cydia fagiglandana chromosome 16, ilCydFagi1.1, whole genome shotgun sequence:
TATTACTCGTAAACACCTACTTATTATTTATCCCATTTTTGAGACGCTGGTGCATGATAGTGGTGTATGACAGAATGAAACTCTTCATCGCTCTTGCTACCCTGGTGGTGTTGGTCGCGGGCCAGGACACCTACAAGTTGGAGAAAGAGGAACTGGACATCGATGAGGTGGTCAGCAACCCGGAGTTGCTGAATTCCTGGTTCAGCTGCTTTGTGGACCAGGGCCCGTGTAACCAGCTCCAGGCCAGATTAAAGGGTAAGtgcaacattccatttctgaccgcagctgcactactagtacgaacgcgtcggtgttatcgtcaatttccacagtaaaatgaatggtagtgctgctgtcgttggaaatggactgtcaccttaagttaGGTTGTACAGCCAGCATGCAAAGAAGCGTAACAGACTACTCGTCAAAAGTATACACCAAAAGTCTCTCTCAAGTCAAGTCATGTGTCAAGTATCTCTGATAGCTGAATAAAAAGATAGACACTCATAGAACACCTTTAGTCATTCCTAAAACGAccattaaattgttatttttcaGTTGACCTGCCCGAAGGGATACAGCAAGCGTGTGCTAAATGCACAGCTCCACAAAAGGTGATCTTTAAGACATTCTTCACTGGTCTACAGGAAAAGGCCCCTGCCGACTTTGAAGTCTTCAGACAGAAGTTCGACCCAGAAAACAAGTATTTTGGACCGTTGGCTAAGGCTGTTGCATAAATGCTGACACTCGATACATCCCAATAACGTTACAGACGTGTATAATTGTTAATGATCTTGTTCAATTAAACCCTGTTTGTTATTTACTAAGGAATTATCTTTTATATCTCTGTCCTAAGCAGCAGTgttgggcaaaaagtaattgaattactaattaacaattgcaattacaaaatgtaattccaacaaataatttccattacatgtggaaagtaattaaaattttaattactaattacaattgcaaaatgtaattagtaattaaattattaattacatttagtaattaaaatttgtaatttaattacttttttgaattacaattacttttatagaatgcaagtttttgatcatctttatttccaaaatcagatgaacattttgaatggttttaaatttgactaagcaacattgtcaatgttaactttggttggactgtagcaaagggagggctgggacttagaatttttttctgattaagtggtgtcattaataattaagatactatttttaaatgattgtaatgtgtagatcacgtcaaaataagcatcttttactgaaaaagcttttctctaaaataaaaaatggctgagttagacgcctccaaagattgatgtttttaaagggagctgggacttagaaaattttcatcgcgagtggtgtcattatgacatatattttaaatgattgtaacgtatagaacacgttaaaataggctacttttacttgaaaaacttttttctaaaattgaaaatagcggactgtaacaaaggggggccgtttctgggacttggttttttttttgagaaaattaaaaaaacaggggttttaaaacagttcttaataaagttttagaaaaaagtttttcaagtaaaagtagcttattttgacgtgttctataagttacaatcaattaaaatatatgtcataatgataccactcgcgatgaaaattttctaagtcccagctccctttaaaaaatcaatctttggaggcgtctaactcagccattttttattttagagaaaagttttttcagtaaaagatgcttattttgacgtgatctacacattacaatcatttaaaaatagtgtcataatgacaccactttgtcaaaaaaaattctaagtcccagcccccctttgctacagtccaacccgaaaggcaccttaggttggcgcttacgtcattattagcggcgccccaatactaatgcggtgctacgcgacgtaagcgccgaccgccatattcaacgtggtttgtcacatagtaccctgtaaaggtatgattccagggacaaaaaatatgttataacgttatccagcgtataatggaattcataaaagtttttctttataattactccaagtaaatttgttcatatttgcatattattaaaaaggtaaatgaaaagtaattgagtaatttaattactaattaatgtaattacaattgcaaattacacagaaaatttaattacatgtaattaaattttatgtaattcaattacattgtaattcaattacatgtaattcaattagtaattaaattacacgagtaattaattacgcccaacacTGCTAAGCAGTTATTTTAATGCGTTTCCCGGTAGCATCCCACCGGACCTCACGGTTTGCCCGACAAACTAGTACAATGAAAGAAAGGCTGACGACTGCTTgtagtacatatttaattaaaaactatgCAGATTATACCAATACATACGGACCGACTAACCACAAACGTCGATGTGAACGTCttcaaaacgcgagagtttaaaataTTGTAGACCAGATGACCTCAGTGGGTCTTTTTTTTGaccaatttttttgtatttacttCACATTTTGCGGACGCATGCGTTCTGTTTTCCCATTGGCTGGACATTATACAGTGAGCCAATAAGATCACGCGAAGAATACTCCTGTATCAACGCATAAACAGTAAGGAAGTTTCAAACCTCAGTCTCAACCATCTTTGTGTTGATATCAACAAAGACTGTTTAGTTCTACTAGATATATTTACACATCGCTTCCTCATTTTGTGATTGAAGGCTGAATCCGTACGTGAAGCATCACTTTATTTATCATGCATTAAATATGAGATGAGTTGGTTATATATAGAAGTAATTCCAAACGTTACGTCATTAGGATCAGGTCGAGCATTGCGAAATCAATTTTGCATCTGCAACGGTTTACGAAATAATAAGGATAATTTCGGCAAGTGATATAACTTTAAATGGATTGAGACAATGAGagtgtttttgttttgcttcCTCGTTTGTTCAGTTGCATCTGACGATTATTATAATAGAAGATACGACTATTTCGACGTCGATACGTTGGTTGAGAATCCCAGGCTTCTGCAGAAATATATGGATTGCTTCTTGGATAAAGGGCCTTGCACTCCAGTGGGAAGAGTGTTCAAACGTAAGTACCTAAGATCCTAACCTATCCTATCATACTAATGTAACGTATAAACATAATTTGGGAGAAAATAttatttgcaatattattaacCGCTCTTCGAAATCTAAACAGGCAAAACATCGAACGTAAATTTAGGACCGTATTCAAGTACGActtaaaaaaggaaaaagttACTTATAAAGTTTTTATGAATAGATTAGTACCtactatatagttcgttttttttagcattagaaagaactccgcagaagtaagcgtgcagtttttatcaggctcgttaattgttaataattattgaattatctaatgtagcatggtcaatacatataatttacttcaaattggtACTGCTAAaaatgccagatttagaaccacaagcaaacttctgcgaagttctttctaatgctaaaaaaaacggactatagttttCGTCAAAAATTCCTTTCGTAACTTGTGTGTAGGTACGTACCGTGCGTCATGAGATTAGCTTAATAAGATACCGGTTAATAGTTCGAATTTACCTAATTTGCAATATTTGCATTAAATAGACAAAATACATGTGCCGTGTGAAGCTAAGTAGGTAAAGCACGTGTAAAATACCCTAATTAAACTGTAGTAGTTAGATTTGCGAACATGAGCATGATTTATTTGCAGGCTGAGGCTTGCATGAGTACTAATTTTGTAGCACGTCACCTAAACCACTTATTTCAAAGATTAAAGATTGATTAGATATTGACGACTACTTCTATCGTcgtagtaaaaaaatactaaaattgaCACTGTAATTTCCACTGCATAGTTTAGGTCGAATAATAGGACAAAACAGCCATCAAACGTTCATTGAATACATTGAGACAAAATTGTTTTGAAGTTACTGGTAGAACCAGTTTTTAATTGGACACTGATTTCAtatctttaattaaaaaaaaacatttcaaagTCGCTTGGCGCTTGTCCTCCTTGACGGAGAgaaaataagtaatttattttaatcagtTGCCATCTGCCTTTTGAGTACaaacattataataataaatagataATTCGATAACGTGtaaaacattgttatggcaagTGTCCGACTTCGGcgacttctctacaatagcccagtctcattgttcACCCAAACTTCATTTTAGGTataaaccggtatactgttcactttttctacaatagtcctaatgcctgctgagaccggttcatggcaTTACATGACATGGCATGGTTATGGCATGGCATTCTACATCATGACATtgaagctctccaaggggcctctatgTGTTGGATTTATATCCCCACgaaagcctatcaaaagacgaAGGATATGTAGGCCCTTAAAATCTAAGGGGAtagataattataataataataataacaaagcaATTTAATTTTACTGACGCTGTTTAGGTTTTCTTATTAATCTAATAACCAACCGCTTTTGTTTGCCCAATTCATAAGCGAGTAATAATAGACATGTTAAGTAGCATAATCTGATGATTTTTGGTGATCCAAAGTGACGTGTGTATCATCATACACCTTGAAGTGGTTCAAATTTAAGTTACAAGATATGAAGCACATAAGCAACTTAAAAAacacatacataattacatatacaCATACGCGGTGAAGCTAAATTAAAGTGTGTAGGTAACAAAACACGGATCCTCGTAAGTTCCGGTGTACTTGTTGGTTGATTTAAACTCTTACAGAAATGAAAGAAATCCCCAAATCCTTCTTACGAATTCTAACGAGGTTAAAACAAATTTTTAGCAAGACGAAAACACTCACAAGCTATATTTTCAGGGGTCCTGCCAGAATTAGTGGCCACAGGCTGCGCGAAGTGCACGCCGTCGCAACGACGCTTCGCCAAGCGCACCTTCGCGGCGTTCAAACGAGACCTCCCTGAGAGCCACGCCGAGCTGAAGAAGAAGATAGATCCTACTAACCAGAACTACGATAACTTTGAAAGGAAAATAGCTGATGCTTAAAGAAGTTTAGCCTTGGAGGTTTtcgaaataggtaggtattgaaCTGTATTAGGGCATTTACATTTTAACTTGTAGTTTAAAGCGCGACTTAACTCTTTTAACATCTTACCgtcacattcctgacaaaatgtatggggtttgacattgacctttttagggttccgtacccaaagggtaaaacgggaccctattactaagactctgctgtccgtccgtccgtccgtccgtctgtcaccaggctgtatctcacgaaccgtgatagctagacagttgaaattttcacagatgatgtatttctgttgccgctataacaacaaatactaaaaacagaataaaataaagatttaagtggggctcccatacaacaaacgtgatttttgaccaaagttaagcaacgtcgggcggggtcagtacttggatgggtgaccgtttttttttgccttttttgcttttttttttttatttgtacggaacccttcgtgcgcgagtctgactcgcacttgcccggttttcatATCTTAATTCAAGTATTAGATCAGTGGTATACgggaatatttttttcaatcaaATCCGATATCTCCGTACTTTAGTCTTAATCTCAGATAGCGTAaacccttaggcccacttgcaccatcccactaacccggggttaagcggtttaaccgtcaacccagtgtcaaattgtactggtaaccatggtaactccaggtttaaccgattaaccccgggttagtggaatggtgcaagtgggccttagataGGTATTAGCAGTAGGTAAATGTTTATTAGCAGGAGGTAATAAGTAGTAGATATCGGATAAGACCGCACGAGCATACGAGTTACTCAAGATTAATGGAAACTGATTATACTTATTATCTATAAGGTAATGGAATTTGAAATTTTGATTACAGTGTTCTTAACTTTAATGCTGTAGGTACCAACATTATTTAATTGGATAATCAACATGACCTATTAATAAATTAGTTACGTTAAGGTACTATGTTAAATGCCCTTTATACATAATCAATAGTTCCCTATCTTTTGGTTGGGATTGATAGAAATAAGCGaggaaatatgtttttattaggtacataaaTGATACATTTCTAATTAAATTGATGTGCTAACAGTCATAGACACCATCATTCGGTTCGGTAAAAATCTTTCTTGATCAGACTCCATAAAATGAAGACTATTGCTGCTGACATGCATTATTACAGTTgacatattaaataattataaatgtagtccGACTAAATATGGATCTCCAAATATTAACAAACGATTGTTTAACAATATAGAAGTGCTTATCGACGAAGTCTATCCATATAAAAGGTATCTATAAATAGTACACATAGACACAATAGATCGTAAAACAGTACCATCGCCACCATTAAACTGTGTTTTCCTTTCTACGCAAAACCATGAGTTACTCAAGTTTCCTGGTAAGGTGCAGTAATCCACGTATGTTTGGATTATAGGCTCTAAGAGACGGCTGCAAACATGCTCGTTGCAAAGGTCCCAGTGCTTGAATGCGCTGTTCAATTCGCACCCCAAAGTGTACAAGAGAAAAGTTCAAAATCGATTGACATTTTACTAGTCCGGCCGGGCCGTAAGCCGGTGAAGGTAGTGGGTTTATCGTCGACAATATAAAAGCACTGTCGCTTTCTGCTGGGCTAGTCTTTGGGTACGCTATTGAGAGTAAAAGGTGGGTGAACATTTAACGAATCGCCGGTTATATTATCTTACTGAGAAATATTGTGATCCTTGTGAACTAGAGTGGAACACAGCGCAATCTACACAACCTACTTGTCTATTTAGTGAAGGAAATGCCTCGCCACAGGCTTGGCTGTCGTTTTTGTACTTATTTTCCGCGTTCGGTTCCCTTCATTCGTCTTTGGTATCAAATTTGTATCACAAACTAATCAAAATTCAAGACACATGGAGCGTGTATATGTCCATGAGTTCTATTCGAGCAGATTTCATTGTTATTCGGTATTTCAATCGTCTCGCACGCCCTTTAAAAATAGAATTGAGCTGTATTGATTAATCGAACGTTCAATTTGAATTGCAGAATCAATATGAAGAGCTGTATCGTGTTTGCTTGTCTGCTGGTCGCGGTGTTGGCCGCCGACAAATATAACTCCAAATACGACAATTTCGATGTGGAGACGCTGATCACAAACGACAGACTACTGAAGTCGTATATAAATTGCTTCTTGGATAAAGGCCGTTGCACACCTGAAGGCACGGATTTCAAAAGTAAGTAGTTTTTCTTATGATTTTTCAGTTCTATACGTATACACGATGGTACGCTTTTTGCAgcgtttaataatattttaagagACATGAGATGTTAAGTAGTAACAAGTATGTTTTTATATTGACACATATTTAGAGTGAACTGGATTTCTGTCTGGCAATCAAACTTTGATAAGAAGATACAGAATTTATATTTCCTTTTTAAGTTGCATTATCCTAAATTAACACTCCGccgttaggtacttacttgtgaTAACAAAATAGCCCCTCAAAACGAATATATAAACTTTTTGACAATTTTTTCCTGTTTCCTATTTACGTTTGTCATGATCTCAGAAAAACGCAGAAATCGGGTCAAAATATCGACAAATTGCTAACCAACCTTTACAACTGTACCCGAAAGGCATTTTTTTTACAACATTTACCTACCCAGGTTCAATAACAATGATAACCGAGTTAACCGACTAATGGACAAATTTTACACTACCTAATGTATTTAGGGTACGTTACGTAGGTCCTTTTGTTGGGCCTAAAAGTTGCAGTCACATATGAGTC
This window contains:
- the LOC134671866 gene encoding ejaculatory bulb-specific protein 3-like, which encodes MKLFIALATLVVLVAGQDTYKLEKEELDIDEVVSNPELLNSWFSCFVDQGPCNQLQARLKVDLPEGIQQACAKCTAPQKVIFKTFFTGLQEKAPADFEVFRQKFDPENKYFGPLAKAVA
- the LOC134671864 gene encoding ejaculatory bulb-specific protein 3-like, yielding MRVFLFCFLVCSVASDDYYNRRYDYFDVDTLVENPRLLQKYMDCFLDKGPCTPVGRVFKRVLPELVATGCAKCTPSQRRFAKRTFAAFKRDLPESHAELKKKIDPTNQNYDNFERKIADA
- the LOC134671863 gene encoding ejaculatory bulb-specific protein 3-like, whose amino-acid sequence is MKSCIVFACLLVAVLAADKYNSKYDNFDVETLITNDRLLKSYINCFLDKGRCTPEGTDFKKTLPEAVETTCAKCTEKQKGNIKKVIKAIQTRHPRQWDELVKKNDPTGKYIANFNKFIES